The Vicinamibacterales bacterium genome has a segment encoding these proteins:
- a CDS encoding class I SAM-dependent methyltransferase has protein sequence MSTATFDPAKYKSVTEQQWQDAAEAWHRWGPTLKAWLGPATELMLTMARIGPGHRVLDVAAGAGQQAIAAAKRVGPSGYVLATDLSENILQYAAAEAAKRGLDQIECRRMDGEHLDVPPESFDAVISRVGLIYFPDQQAALTGMRRALKPGGRVAAIVYSTPDRNQFFSTPVGIIRRRANLGPPLPGQPGPFSLGAPGVLEAAFETAGFRDVETARIAAPLVMASSAACLTFEQESFGALHQMLAGLDRAGKDAAWDEIALELAKFDGPSGFEGPCELLVAVGVK, from the coding sequence ATGAGCACCGCCACCTTCGATCCCGCGAAGTACAAGAGCGTCACCGAGCAGCAGTGGCAGGACGCCGCCGAGGCCTGGCACCGCTGGGGCCCCACACTGAAGGCCTGGCTCGGTCCGGCCACCGAGCTGATGCTGACCATGGCCCGGATCGGACCCGGGCACCGCGTACTCGACGTGGCCGCCGGCGCCGGGCAGCAGGCCATCGCCGCGGCGAAGCGCGTGGGGCCGTCGGGCTACGTGCTCGCCACGGACCTCTCGGAGAACATCCTCCAGTACGCGGCGGCCGAGGCGGCGAAGCGCGGCCTCGACCAGATCGAGTGCCGGCGGATGGACGGCGAGCATCTCGACGTGCCCCCGGAGAGCTTCGATGCCGTCATCTCCCGCGTGGGCCTCATCTACTTCCCCGACCAGCAGGCCGCCCTCACGGGGATGCGGCGGGCGCTGAAGCCGGGCGGACGCGTCGCGGCCATCGTCTACAGCACGCCCGATCGGAACCAGTTCTTCTCCACGCCGGTCGGCATCATCCGCCGGCGCGCGAACCTCGGGCCGCCGCTGCCGGGACAGCCGGGCCCGTTCAGCCTCGGCGCCCCGGGCGTCCTCGAAGCCGCCTTCGAGACGGCCGGGTTCCGCGACGTCGAGACGGCGCGCATCGCCGCGCCGCTCGTCATGGCGTCCTCCGCCGCCTGCCTGACGTTCGAGCAGGAGTCGTTCGGCGCCTTGCACCAGATGCTGGCGGGGCTCGATCGGGCCGGCAAGGACGCCGCGTGGGACGAGATCGCGCTGGAGCTGGCGAAGTTCGACGGCCCGTCCGGCTTCGAGGGGCCGTGCGAGCTGCTGGTGGCCGTCGGCGTCAAGTGA
- a CDS encoding S9 family peptidase, whose amino-acid sequence MRKLAVLVLVLAVGSALRAGEQPSTPFALTVDNIMRGPGLVGYPPSGLRWSGDSASLYFEWRTPGEDEAATWVVGRSGGAPRRLTDEERRSAPLVSGQWNADRTRILGTDRGDIVIVDTVGHRRIDVTRTTATESNPRWARGGAAVTFVRENNLYLAPLGGEAGVGLVQLTDVQAKKTDPGPTDSQRALRKEEADLLQWVEAEKGRRHRREARDRARALPRFELAERQSVTDAALSADGRHAYLMVTERAKNRSAEVPLYVTESAYTETTSPRTFVGDDQDARRLAVLDLTTGEGWWAGLPSVSDPVAIPKVVPLDPDAPKPEKKDAPGSGAASGARDARAVRWGSLVLSPDGSRAVASVRAADNTDRWLVLVAPATGASTVLDHVHDDAWVREIGPQSNVEGGLGWLPDNRRIWFLAERDGWMQLYTTDTGAAAPTATAITSGRFEIDSVQLAPRGDRFYVQSTEQHPGERHLYAVSVDGGPRTKLTTTVGAHDGAISPDDSTFGLVSSTSNRPPEVFVMANRAGATATAVTTSYSPEWSRYNWVEPQLITYKARDGAEVSARLYTPEMVGARRDPSAPAVVFVHGAGYLQNAHRYWSSYQNEYMFHHLLATRGYVVLDPDYRGSAGYGRDWRTAIYRWMGGDDLNDVVDGAAYLVASQKVNRQRIGVYGGSYGGFITLMAMFTSPDTFAAGAALRPVTDWAHYNHGYTSNILNEPQSDAEAYRKSSPIYFAEGLKGALLICHGMADTNVHFQDSVRLAQRLIELRKEHWELAVYPVENHGFIEPTSWADEYRRILKLFETTLKKK is encoded by the coding sequence ATGCGAAAACTCGCCGTGCTCGTCCTGGTGCTCGCCGTCGGCTCCGCGCTTCGCGCCGGCGAGCAGCCGTCGACGCCGTTCGCGCTCACCGTCGACAACATCATGCGCGGGCCAGGCCTCGTGGGATACCCGCCGAGCGGGCTCCGCTGGTCGGGCGACTCGGCGTCGCTGTACTTCGAATGGCGAACGCCAGGCGAAGACGAGGCGGCCACCTGGGTGGTGGGTCGCTCCGGGGGCGCGCCGCGCCGCCTGACCGACGAGGAACGCCGGAGCGCCCCCCTCGTCAGCGGACAGTGGAACGCGGACCGCACCCGCATCCTCGGCACGGATCGCGGCGACATCGTGATCGTCGACACGGTGGGGCATCGCCGGATCGACGTCACGCGGACGACCGCCACCGAGTCGAACCCGCGATGGGCGCGAGGCGGCGCCGCGGTGACGTTCGTCCGCGAGAACAACCTGTACCTGGCGCCGCTCGGCGGCGAGGCAGGCGTGGGGCTCGTGCAGCTCACCGACGTCCAGGCGAAAAAGACGGATCCGGGCCCCACCGACAGCCAGCGCGCGTTGCGCAAGGAGGAGGCCGACCTGCTCCAGTGGGTGGAGGCGGAGAAGGGCCGGCGGCACCGTCGTGAAGCGAGGGACCGCGCACGGGCGCTGCCGAGGTTCGAGCTCGCCGAGCGGCAGTCCGTGACCGACGCGGCGCTCTCGGCCGACGGCCGCCATGCGTACCTGATGGTGACGGAGCGCGCGAAGAACCGGTCGGCGGAGGTGCCGCTCTACGTCACCGAGTCGGCGTACACGGAGACCACGTCGCCGCGCACGTTCGTCGGCGACGATCAGGACGCGCGGCGGCTCGCCGTCCTGGATCTCACGACCGGCGAGGGCTGGTGGGCGGGGCTCCCGTCTGTCTCCGATCCGGTGGCGATTCCCAAGGTGGTGCCGCTCGATCCCGATGCGCCGAAGCCAGAGAAGAAGGACGCGCCGGGAAGCGGCGCCGCAAGCGGGGCCAGGGACGCGCGCGCGGTCCGGTGGGGCTCGCTGGTCCTGTCGCCGGACGGCTCGCGGGCGGTCGCGTCGGTGCGCGCGGCCGACAACACGGATCGCTGGCTCGTGCTGGTCGCGCCCGCCACCGGCGCCTCCACCGTGCTCGATCACGTGCACGACGACGCGTGGGTGCGCGAGATCGGGCCGCAGTCCAACGTCGAGGGCGGCCTCGGCTGGCTGCCGGACAACCGCCGCATCTGGTTCCTGGCCGAGCGCGACGGGTGGATGCAGCTCTACACGACGGACACCGGCGCGGCCGCGCCAACCGCCACCGCCATCACGTCGGGCCGCTTCGAGATCGACTCCGTGCAGCTGGCGCCGCGAGGCGATCGCTTCTATGTCCAGTCCACCGAGCAGCATCCGGGCGAGCGCCACCTGTACGCCGTGAGCGTGGACGGCGGGCCCCGCACGAAGCTGACCACCACCGTGGGTGCGCACGACGGCGCCATCTCGCCCGACGACTCCACCTTCGGTCTCGTGTCGTCCACGTCCAACCGTCCGCCCGAGGTGTTCGTCATGGCGAACCGCGCGGGCGCGACGGCCACCGCGGTCACGACCAGCTACTCACCCGAGTGGAGCCGGTACAACTGGGTGGAGCCGCAGCTCATCACCTACAAGGCACGCGACGGCGCCGAGGTGTCCGCCAGGCTGTACACGCCGGAGATGGTGGGCGCCCGGCGCGATCCGTCGGCGCCCGCCGTGGTCTTCGTGCACGGCGCCGGCTACCTGCAGAACGCGCACCGTTACTGGTCCAGCTACCAGAACGAGTACATGTTCCATCACCTGCTGGCGACCCGCGGCTACGTCGTGCTCGACCCCGACTACCGCGGCAGCGCCGGCTACGGGCGCGACTGGCGCACGGCCATCTACCGCTGGATGGGCGGAGACGACCTGAACGACGTCGTGGACGGTGCCGCGTATCTCGTGGCGTCGCAGAAGGTGAACCGCCAGCGCATCGGCGTGTACGGCGGCAGCTACGGCGGGTTCATCACGCTCATGGCCATGTTCACGTCGCCGGACACGTTCGCGGCCGGGGCCGCGCTCAGGCCCGTCACGGACTGGGCCCACTACAACCACGGCTACACGTCGAACATCCTGAACGAGCCGCAGTCCGACGCCGAGGCCTACCGCAAGAGCTCGCCCATCTACTTCGCCGAGGGCCTGAAGGGCGCGCTCCTCATCTGTCACGGCATGGCTGACACGAACGTGCACTTCCAGGACTCCGTGCGGCTGGCGCAGCGCCTGATCGAACTCCGGAAGGAGCACTGGGAACTGGCGGTCTATCCCGTGGAGAACCACGGCTTCATCGAGCCCACCAGCTGGGCCGACGAGTACCGCCGCATCCTGAAGCTGTTCGAGACGACGCTGAAGAAGAAGTAG
- a CDS encoding NAD(P)-dependent alcohol dehydrogenase, which produces MKAVTYSRYGAPDVLHLSDVPTPVPRDDELLIRVRAAEATKGDCELRSFRFSVRWFWLPLRLALGVTAPRRRILGAYFSGEVAAVGKAVTRFAPGDSVFGAAGLRFGAYGEYLIVPERATLARKPATMSFAEAAAVPLGGLNALHFLRLANVRPADQVLITCAGGSIGAHAVQIAKAMGGEVTAVDLGAKAALLSRLGADHVVDYTKEDALARAGRYDVIFDMVPGRSLRAGIRALRPGGRYVHGNPSLAILLGAPLVRRFTAKTATCAFARETTDELEALKAMIEEGTLASIVDRVLPLTEAAGAHRLVETEARRGAIVLAMDVPEAARA; this is translated from the coding sequence ATGAAGGCCGTCACGTATTCGCGCTACGGCGCCCCCGACGTTCTCCACCTGAGCGACGTGCCGACGCCCGTGCCGCGGGACGACGAGCTGCTGATCCGGGTCCGCGCCGCAGAGGCCACCAAGGGCGACTGCGAACTGCGCAGCTTCCGGTTCTCGGTCCGGTGGTTCTGGCTGCCGCTCCGCCTGGCGCTCGGCGTGACGGCGCCCCGACGGCGGATTCTCGGCGCCTACTTCTCGGGCGAGGTCGCCGCGGTGGGGAAGGCCGTGACCAGGTTCGCTCCGGGCGATTCGGTGTTCGGCGCGGCGGGCCTGCGCTTCGGCGCCTACGGCGAATACCTGATCGTGCCCGAGCGGGCCACCCTCGCGCGGAAGCCCGCGACGATGAGCTTCGCGGAGGCCGCGGCCGTGCCCCTCGGCGGCCTGAACGCGCTGCACTTCCTGCGGCTGGCGAACGTCCGCCCGGCGGACCAGGTCCTGATCACGTGCGCCGGCGGCAGCATCGGCGCGCACGCCGTCCAGATCGCGAAGGCGATGGGCGGCGAGGTGACGGCGGTCGATCTCGGGGCCAAGGCGGCCCTGCTCAGCCGGCTGGGGGCCGACCACGTCGTGGACTACACGAAGGAGGACGCGCTCGCCCGGGCCGGGCGCTACGACGTCATCTTCGACATGGTCCCGGGCCGCTCCCTGCGCGCGGGCATCCGCGCGCTCCGGCCAGGTGGCCGCTATGTGCACGGCAACCCCAGCCTGGCGATCCTGCTCGGCGCGCCGCTGGTGCGGCGGTTCACGGCCAAGACGGCCACGTGCGCGTTCGCCCGCGAGACCACGGACGAGCTCGAGGCGCTGAAGGCCATGATCGAGGAAGGCACGCTCGCCTCGATCGTCGACCGCGTGCTGCCGTTGACCGAGGCCGCCGGCGCGCATCGGCTCGTGGAGACCGAGGCGCGGCGGGGCGCCATCGTGCTGGCGATGGACGTGCCGGAGGCCGCGCGCGCCTGA
- a CDS encoding winged helix-turn-helix domain-containing protein — MSRRVEFDRFQFDPAAGRLWAGDDELRLTPKAAAVLAELVAHAGEPVTKDALFAAVWPDTAVTNDALTTCIAELRRVLDDDAKQPRFIETRHRRGYRFAAPVSTPDAPAPAAAAVPPSQAPQRPESPAPAVATIAVLPFADMSPGRDQEYLCDGLADELINALTQVEGLRVASRTASFRFRTIGADVQAVGRQLGVGALLEGSVRKADARLRVTVQLIDVATGYHRWSRRFDRAVDDVFAIQEEIAESIVLLLRGGALSPREQASMRRPAAKTDAYEYYLRGRQFLPRQTHEGLTNGVDMFERAVAIDDTYAPAFAGLAMAHAALYEWFGSSEADRTAAERASARGLALAPHLAEAHVARGCALTQSRRYEEAAAAFEAAIALNDNLFEAFYYYARSSFAAGEVARSAELFRKAAGARREDYQSPLLAAQSLRITGREDEAHALRVEGIDRAERALQLNPTDARALSLVPGYLHEEGQTARAVEWAERALTLYPDDMSTLINIACLYARMGRKDGALDLLERAVTLHGAQRDWIEHDTDYDSLRDEPRFQRLLAGLK; from the coding sequence ATGAGCCGGCGGGTCGAGTTCGATCGCTTCCAGTTCGATCCGGCGGCCGGGCGCCTGTGGGCGGGCGACGACGAGCTGCGCCTCACGCCGAAGGCGGCGGCGGTGCTGGCCGAGCTCGTGGCCCACGCCGGGGAGCCCGTCACGAAGGACGCGCTCTTCGCGGCCGTCTGGCCCGACACCGCCGTCACGAACGATGCCCTGACGACGTGCATCGCCGAGCTCAGGCGCGTCCTGGACGACGATGCGAAGCAGCCGCGGTTCATCGAGACACGGCACCGGCGCGGCTACCGCTTCGCCGCGCCCGTCTCCACGCCCGACGCGCCCGCGCCCGCGGCTGCCGCTGTTCCGCCCTCGCAGGCGCCGCAGCGCCCGGAGTCCCCCGCGCCGGCCGTCGCCACGATCGCGGTGCTGCCCTTCGCGGACATGAGCCCGGGACGCGACCAGGAATACCTGTGCGACGGGCTGGCCGACGAGCTCATCAACGCCCTCACCCAGGTGGAGGGCCTGCGCGTGGCCTCGCGGACGGCGTCATTCCGGTTCCGCACGATCGGCGCCGACGTGCAGGCCGTGGGCCGGCAGCTCGGCGTGGGCGCGCTGCTCGAGGGCAGCGTGCGCAAGGCCGACGCGCGCCTGCGCGTCACCGTGCAGCTCATCGACGTGGCCACGGGCTACCACCGCTGGTCGCGCCGCTTCGACCGCGCCGTGGACGACGTGTTCGCCATCCAGGAGGAGATCGCCGAGAGCATCGTCCTGCTGCTCCGCGGCGGCGCGTTGAGCCCGCGGGAGCAGGCGTCGATGCGACGGCCGGCCGCCAAGACCGACGCGTACGAGTACTACCTGCGGGGCCGGCAGTTCCTGCCCCGCCAGACGCACGAAGGGCTGACCAACGGCGTCGACATGTTCGAGCGGGCCGTGGCCATCGACGACACCTACGCCCCGGCGTTCGCCGGCCTCGCGATGGCGCACGCCGCGCTGTACGAGTGGTTCGGTTCGAGCGAGGCGGACCGGACCGCGGCCGAGCGGGCCAGCGCACGCGGCCTGGCGCTGGCGCCGCACCTGGCGGAGGCGCACGTCGCGCGCGGCTGCGCGCTCACGCAGTCCCGGCGCTACGAGGAGGCGGCGGCGGCATTCGAGGCGGCCATCGCCTTGAACGACAACCTGTTCGAGGCGTTCTACTATTACGCGCGATCCAGCTTCGCCGCCGGCGAGGTCGCGCGGTCGGCGGAGCTCTTTCGCAAGGCCGCCGGCGCACGTCGCGAGGACTACCAGAGCCCGCTCCTGGCGGCGCAGTCGCTGCGGATCACGGGCCGCGAGGACGAGGCGCACGCGCTTCGGGTGGAGGGTATCGACCGGGCCGAGCGGGCGCTCCAGCTCAATCCCACCGACGCGCGGGCCCTGTCCCTGGTGCCGGGCTATCTCCATGAAGAGGGCCAGACCGCCAGGGCCGTGGAGTGGGCCGAGCGCGCGCTCACGCTGTACCCGGACGACATGAGCACGCTCATCAACATCGCGTGCCTCTACGCGCGCATGGGCCGGAAGGACGGCGCGCTGGACCTGCTCGAACGCGCGGTCACCCTGCACGGCGCGCAGCGCGACTGGATCGAGCACGACACGGACTACGACAGCCTGCGCGACGAGCCCAGGTTCCAGCGCCTCCTGGCCGGACTGAAGTAG
- a CDS encoding VOC family protein, which yields MSRTRRTVTLATGIGLALGIVVGVGLDVPLASRLLDTSRVKEGRAVIAGARYGHTNLIAQDWRRLARFYEEQFGCVPVPPERDFKGADLERGTGIPHVALRGAHLRLPGYGPDGPTLEIFNYNLLKERPQTAVNRPGFGHIAFVVDDVPAAREAVLAAGGRPVGDVVTLTTATGAKVTWVYVADPEGNVIELQSWSR from the coding sequence ATGAGCAGAACGCGTCGCACGGTCACGCTGGCCACGGGCATCGGCCTCGCCCTCGGCATCGTCGTCGGAGTGGGCCTCGACGTGCCGCTGGCGAGTCGGCTCCTGGACACCAGCCGTGTGAAGGAGGGTCGCGCCGTGATTGCCGGAGCCAGGTACGGACACACGAATCTCATCGCCCAGGACTGGAGGCGGCTGGCCCGCTTCTACGAGGAGCAGTTCGGCTGCGTCCCCGTTCCGCCGGAACGCGACTTCAAGGGCGCCGATCTCGAACGCGGCACCGGCATCCCCCACGTGGCGTTGCGCGGCGCGCACCTGCGCCTGCCGGGCTACGGCCCCGACGGGCCCACGCTCGAGATCTTCAACTACAACCTGCTGAAGGAACGCCCCCAGACCGCCGTCAACCGGCCCGGCTTCGGCCACATCGCGTTCGTCGTGGACGACGTGCCCGCCGCGCGCGAGGCCGTGCTCGCCGCCGGCGGACGTCCCGTGGGCGACGTCGTGACCCTGACAACCGCGACAGGCGCGAAGGTGACATGGGTGTACGTGGCGGATCCCGAGGGCAACGTGATCGAATTGCAGTCGTGGTCCAGGTGA
- a CDS encoding serine/threonine-protein kinase, giving the protein MSLSSTITRATPDPARGTPQAKRAAEAPRLQATSPTTHAFESPGRSLRVACLAWVGLWSVGLFMNNVVGPLVSPDQPMDDAWPWPANPIAFGCILVSLALFVVSKRTDLPPSRLIDLSLLYEIVLAAGIGIVNQWTPNTVGLSWIVVVILVHPLLVPAPMGKTLAASLIAASMDPVGLAVASTRGLELPAPAVLVWTYLPNYLCALLAVFPARVRMRMEEHHSRARELGSYRVGELLSRGGMGEIYKAEHRMLVRPAAAKIIRPEVLGGLDEDGRRRILDRFQREAKVTAGLRSPHTVAVYDFGISPDGTLYYVMELLDGLDFEALVQRFGPLPAERAVHLLLQVCDSLGEAHECGLIHRDIKPSNVWLSHYGSRVDFVKVLDFGLARRADLGQVESHLTVEATVLGTPAFMAPEQIIGTTEVGPRTDLYAVGCLAYWLLTGQRVFAGDRMFEVLDHHLHTAPVPPSRRSELEIPEALDRVVMACLEKDPARRPPSAEALADMLQGIQPLPPWTSDRARHWWEQHLPSALTPSLTL; this is encoded by the coding sequence ATGTCCCTCAGCTCGACCATCACCCGCGCCACGCCGGACCCGGCGCGCGGCACGCCTCAGGCAAAGCGAGCGGCCGAGGCTCCGCGGCTGCAGGCCACCAGTCCCACCACCCACGCGTTCGAGAGTCCCGGGCGGAGCCTCCGCGTGGCCTGTCTGGCCTGGGTGGGCCTGTGGTCCGTCGGGCTCTTCATGAACAACGTCGTGGGGCCGCTGGTGTCGCCGGACCAGCCGATGGACGACGCATGGCCGTGGCCGGCGAACCCCATCGCGTTCGGCTGCATCCTCGTCTCGCTCGCGCTGTTCGTCGTGTCGAAGCGCACGGACCTGCCGCCATCGCGCCTGATCGACCTGTCGCTGCTGTACGAGATCGTGCTGGCGGCGGGCATCGGGATCGTGAACCAGTGGACGCCGAATACGGTGGGCCTGTCGTGGATCGTCGTCGTGATCCTGGTGCATCCGCTGCTGGTGCCGGCGCCCATGGGCAAGACGCTCGCGGCGTCGCTCATCGCGGCGTCGATGGACCCGGTGGGCCTGGCCGTCGCCAGCACGCGGGGGCTGGAGCTGCCGGCACCGGCCGTGCTGGTGTGGACCTATCTCCCCAACTACCTGTGTGCCCTGCTCGCCGTGTTCCCGGCGCGGGTCCGCATGCGGATGGAGGAGCATCACAGCCGGGCGCGCGAGCTCGGCAGCTACCGGGTGGGCGAGCTGCTCAGCCGCGGCGGCATGGGCGAGATCTACAAGGCGGAACACCGCATGCTCGTCCGACCGGCCGCTGCGAAGATCATCCGGCCGGAAGTGCTGGGCGGGCTCGACGAGGACGGCCGTCGCCGAATCCTGGACCGCTTCCAGCGCGAGGCCAAGGTCACGGCGGGGCTGCGGTCGCCGCACACGGTGGCCGTGTACGACTTCGGCATCTCGCCCGACGGCACGCTCTACTACGTGATGGAGCTTCTGGACGGACTGGACTTCGAGGCGCTGGTGCAGCGGTTCGGCCCGCTGCCCGCTGAGCGTGCCGTGCACCTGCTGCTACAGGTGTGCGATTCCCTCGGCGAGGCGCACGAGTGCGGGCTGATCCACCGCGACATCAAGCCCTCGAACGTCTGGCTCTCGCACTACGGCAGCCGGGTGGACTTCGTGAAGGTACTGGACTTCGGCCTGGCCCGGCGCGCGGACCTCGGCCAGGTGGAATCGCACCTCACCGTGGAGGCCACCGTGCTGGGCACGCCGGCCTTCATGGCGCCCGAGCAGATCATCGGCACGACGGAGGTCGGGCCCAGGACGGATCTCTACGCCGTCGGGTGCCTCGCCTACTGGCTCCTGACCGGGCAGCGCGTGTTCGCGGGCGATCGGATGTTCGAGGTGCTGGACCACCACCTGCACACGGCGCCCGTGCCGCCCTCGCGCAGGAGCGAGCTGGAGATCCCGGAGGCGCTGGACCGCGTGGTCATGGCGTGCCTCGAAAAGGACCCGGCGCGGCGTCCGCCCTCGGCGGAGGCCTTGGCCGACATGCTCCAGGGCATTCAGCCGCTGCCGCCCTGGACCTCCGACCGCGCGCGCCACTGGTGGGAACAGCACCTGCCGTCCGCGCTCACGCCGTCGCTCACGTTGTGA
- the pap gene encoding polyphosphate:AMP phosphotransferase: MFETAELGRTTSRKEYVKQEPVLRVGLLTVQYELRDADFPVVLILAGNDRLGCIEVLNLLHEWMDARYLEANVFDRPTDEEAERPWFWRYWRTLPGKGRIGLYHREWTSRVILDRLRGTIDDAEFDARLQHIEQFERALTADGAVVLKLWLHASKDALKERLAAARKARDSSWEVTKSDRLLLRHYDRVQKLSEEVLRRTSVGQALWNVIESVDERYRNVTVAQMLMLTLTRRLAEPPRAGARKVAPKSRQPDPLTVLDRIDLTRTLGKAEYEADLRKYWARLARVSRKGHRKNLTVVLLFEGWDAAGKGGIIRRLTKALDAAHYRVVPVAAPSEDERAHHYLWRFWNRLPRAGHWTLFDRSWYGRVLVERLEGLATEDEWRRAYAEINDFEGLLVEHGILLLKFWIHISPEEQIARFKAREQVPFKKYKITAEDYRNRERWAGYELAANEMVQRTSTDHARWHLVAGNDKRWARIQVLKTVCRAVRNALA; the protein is encoded by the coding sequence ATGTTCGAAACCGCTGAGCTCGGCCGCACGACGAGCCGGAAGGAGTACGTGAAGCAGGAGCCGGTCCTTCGGGTCGGCCTGCTCACGGTGCAATACGAGCTTCGGGACGCGGACTTCCCCGTCGTCCTGATCCTGGCCGGCAACGACCGGCTGGGATGCATCGAGGTCCTCAACCTCCTGCACGAGTGGATGGACGCCCGCTACCTGGAGGCGAACGTCTTCGACCGGCCGACCGACGAGGAAGCGGAGCGCCCGTGGTTCTGGCGCTACTGGCGCACCCTGCCGGGCAAGGGCCGCATCGGCCTCTACCACCGCGAGTGGACGAGCCGCGTCATCCTCGATCGGCTCCGGGGGACGATCGACGACGCGGAGTTCGACGCCCGGCTGCAGCACATCGAGCAGTTCGAGCGGGCCCTGACGGCCGACGGCGCCGTCGTGCTGAAGCTGTGGCTGCATGCGTCGAAGGACGCGCTGAAGGAGCGCCTCGCCGCCGCCAGGAAGGCGCGCGATTCGTCGTGGGAGGTGACCAAGTCCGATCGCCTGCTGCTCCGCCACTACGACCGCGTGCAGAAGCTGTCGGAGGAGGTGCTGCGCCGGACCAGCGTGGGGCAGGCACTGTGGAACGTGATCGAAAGCGTGGACGAGCGCTATCGGAACGTCACGGTCGCGCAGATGCTGATGCTCACGCTCACGCGGCGCCTCGCCGAGCCCCCGCGCGCCGGCGCGCGGAAGGTCGCACCGAAGTCGCGCCAGCCGGACCCGCTCACGGTCCTGGATCGCATCGATCTCACGCGCACGCTCGGCAAGGCGGAGTACGAGGCCGACCTTCGCAAGTACTGGGCACGGCTCGCCCGGGTGAGCCGCAAGGGCCACCGCAAGAACCTCACCGTCGTGCTGCTCTTCGAAGGGTGGGACGCCGCCGGCAAGGGCGGCATCATCCGCCGGCTCACCAAGGCCCTGGATGCCGCGCACTACCGCGTGGTGCCCGTGGCGGCGCCGTCGGAGGACGAGCGCGCCCACCACTACCTGTGGCGCTTCTGGAACCGGCTGCCGCGCGCGGGTCATTGGACGCTGTTCGACCGCAGTTGGTACGGCCGCGTGCTGGTGGAGCGGCTCGAGGGCCTGGCCACCGAGGACGAGTGGCGCCGGGCCTACGCCGAGATCAACGACTTCGAGGGGCTGCTGGTGGAGCACGGCATCCTGCTGCTGAAGTTCTGGATCCACATCAGCCCCGAGGAGCAGATCGCGCGCTTCAAGGCGCGCGAGCAGGTGCCGTTCAAGAAGTACAAGATCACGGCCGAGGACTACCGCAACCGCGAGCGCTGGGCGGGCTACGAGCTGGCGGCCAACGAGATGGTGCAGCGGACCAGCACCGATCACGCACGCTGGCACCTCGTGGCCGGCAACGACAAGCGCTGGGCGCGGATTCAGGTGCTCAAGACGGTGTGCCGCGCCGTCCGGAACGCGCTGGCCTGA